The Vanessa atalanta chromosome 2, ilVanAtal1.2, whole genome shotgun sequence DNA window CAGAAGTACGCGATACCGATAGTACTGGGCCGGAGAGACGTGATGGCGTGCGCGCAGACCGGCTCCGGCAAGACCGCAGCCTTCCTTGTGCCCATCCTCAACCAGATGTACGAAGCAGGACCCGTTAAACACTTAGGGTATGGATCAAGGTTTTATTCTTGTAGCATGATAAGCTAACTAAAAATCCTTTGTAAAACATATATCTAATAAAgtgctaattatatttttatatctttaaaggCCAATCAAACGCAAACAGTATCCCCTCGGCTTAGTGCTGGCACCTACTCGCGAGCTGGCCACACAGATTTACGACGAGGCTAGAAAGTTTGCATACCGTTCCCGCGTGAGACCTTGCGTCGTGTGAGTATAAAAAGCTATTGCTTATTTGGCCTTATACTATTTCCTATTAAATTAGCGTAGTTAATTCACTGACACTGGGGGAAGGTTTTGGCAGATTGTTACCAACGTTCTAACTGATGCCAACTCAGAGAAcgattacatttataatgattGGTTACGTGTTTTATACAGATATGGCGGTTCACCAATCCAAGACCAGTTCCGTGAACTGGATCGTGGCTGCCACCTTCTGGTCGCGACGCCAGGCCGTCTCGTCGACATGCTGAACCGAGGACGAGTAGCGCTTGACTACTGCCGCCATCTTGTGCTCGACGAGGCCGACCGCATGTTGGACATGGGTTTCGAGCCCCAGATCCGTAAGATTGTTGAAGGACATACGATGCCCAAGACCGGCGAGCGACAGACCCTCATGTTCTCCGCCACTTTCCCCAAGCAGATACAAGTCTTAGCGCAAGACTTTCTTTACAACTACGTGTTCCTCGCCGTTGGACGCGTCGGATCTACTTCCGAAAATATTACCCAAAAGGTATTACCCTAATAGTTAAAGGAAatgtttaaagataataatatcgataataataaacactatttaTGAATGTGCGTTTTGTATTCTTATTTGTAATTAACTCATTTGCTTTTAGGTTGTATGGGTGGAAGAGTGTGATAAGCGATCGTTCTTATTGGATTTACTCAACGCGTCCAATTTGCTGCAACGCTCAAAAACTGAAGAAGACCAGCTAACGCTTGTCTTTGTCGAAACAAAAAAAGGTGGGTTTTCAAtttgagttaattttatttcatcgtaACAACGATGAAACAACTGATATCCTAAATTATTTTCACGTAAACTAAAGATTTAAGCTACCTCATCTCGAACCTTGGGTATCGTCAGAGTAGTATCGCTCGTAAACGTATTTTTACCGAAGACTTCATGGCCCTCAGCCTAACAACGAGCAAattgctaatatttatatatttcattcttCAGGTGCGGATCAGCTAGAGGAGTTCCTGTACGCAGACGGGTACCCAGTGACTTCCATTCACGGTGATCGCTCGCAACGGGAGCGTGAGGAGGCCCTTCGTCGCTTCAGATCAGGACAGACGCCAATACTGGTCGCCACCGCTGTTGCCGCTAGAGgtcattttataacaatatattaattgttattatagtattttgtacatattattatatataaatagggaAATAAAGGGTttagttattataaagttaaaaaaaaatatattcttaacaatCAATAcattcttaaatttatattctgctAAAGAAACACATTTTCTTAACCTTCTAATGACTTACTGCTTTCATTTCGTGTGGATTACAGGTGGGTATTTTTCATTTTGCAAAAATAAACAAGActgatttgttataaatatctatGACTAGAAATACTTAATTTTCACCGGTAAAATTGcttgttcaaataatatttaatataatattaaatagtgttttagaaatatattttatttatataattgagttgagttaaaaactaaatttgagtTAACACGGTTATCGTTTCTCATTgcttgtgtaaaaaaaaaaaatattaaatacaacaatatttaggcTTGGATATTCCGCATGTACGTCATGTGATCAACTTCGACCTGCCGTCCGATGTCGAGGAATACGTGCATCGTATCGGTCGTACGGGCCGTATGGGTAACCTCGGTGTTGCCACATCCTTCTTCAATGACTCCAACCGCGGTCTTGCAAGGGAACTCGTGGAGTTGCTCATCGAGGCTAAACAAGATGTTCCCAAGTGAGTATATTTAATCACTATATCTTAAAATTAGTTGTGTTACAATAGTTAAACCCATAGATAGCTacggatattttaattaaaaaaatatatttttcctgaTTGAATTTTCCTTatatatgttttcttataataaatgatatatatttttttatattttatagttggtTAACGAGTGCAGCGGTAGACGGTCGTTCTGGCGGCGGTGGTCGGCGAACGGGAAGTCGTTCCGGCGGCGGTCGCTTCGCATCAAGCAGCTTCGGCGCCCGCGATTTCCGTACACAGCCGCGACAGGCGCCACGCTCCGCAGGACCCTCTGGCGGTAATTATATCTGCCATGTcatccttttttatttgttacatacAGGCAGTTGATTACTTCTAACAGTGACTCGTTGCATAATATGTaactaatgtaatataaaattgaataggtTTTGGATACGGCGGCGGCGGTTCATACGGTGGCAACTACGGCGGGGCGTACGGTGGAGGTGGCGGCGGCAACAGCGGCGGCACCGACTGGTGGGGCGATTCGTAAGCGCATACGCCTCGCACCGCCCGCCACGCACCGCTAGATTTACGATTACACGTACCGTAACACGTACCGCGGTTTTTAGGCAGAGCCGACACCAGTTACAATAGGATACCATTCCCAATCTACCCAGTCACGAAACCAagtcacaattttaattttccattctattttattgtaatttattaatcgaGGCTCTGGTCTAAATACCGTCCCAAATTGTGCCACCTTCGTGTCCCTTCGCACTAAACGTGCGATTCATAGATTAATGTATTGTACTCGGAGAGTAGGGTTGAAATTGATCCGTGATCATGCTTATATGGAAAGAGCGGTGCGACAAAGATGTGTTTGTGCGACGCTTAGCGAGCGCTGAATCTCAGGTGCGCGGCTCGCGACAGCGTCCGTTTCTTAAAatcgtttatataaattcatcGGGCATATTTGCCTATATTTAAGATACGCGAGGCAGTCGCGATCAATAGTTGATCTTCGATTAACGTAAATTATGATACACGTTTCGTTTGCATCGCGTCGGATTGGTCGTGACTCGCACGCGTTTTATCATTTCTCAGTAATGATGTGAGTAGTtgattaatatagaaatatttttgatgtttgaTCTGTATCGTGAATTCGTTCGAATGATGTAACTGTatttcaatttttctattttctgACTGTCTCGTTGCTGATTCACCATTCccgattataaaattttgaagcATTTATGCACCCTAATGTCGATGTAGCTATTTATTGCAGTAGTGTCGAAAATACCGATACAGTATCATAGTaatgtactaaattttatctGTAGAAATCCCATAATGTAACATCTATCAACATCGTGGTCTATAATTTGAATGTGAATTTaccaataaaaattaagaaacaagATGTGCTGGTTGTTTTATTTGTCTTCATTGGTTTTTTTtcgtaatgtatttaatatttcatacaatatagttttataaagttttatcaacATTGTggcatataaaaatactgattaataataattttactacctAACAGATGACAATCCTGTCAAATTTGTACCCCTTAATCATGAAAAAATCTGAAttcgtttaaattttcataatttcgaCAATATGTGTACTTATCACATGTGTAATAACATTTATCTTATATGCAGTGAAATGGACATTTTAATAAGCTGTTATGATAATTAGCAAGTTTCCAATATTgttattgacaaatatttataaaggtcGCTTgcaagacatttttaaataacataatttgtaaACCCGAGTGACTCACTAGCGGCTTCGCAGAAAGAACTTTCAAGATCAAAAATTGCGGTCGCTACAGTGCTGCCAACTCTACTAACTTTTCGGTAGTCTACCAACATTaggcttttaattttatttctgtaaaaatCTCATTTTTGTACTAACatttgtgaaatataaaattgttaaaataaaaaatagtttagttagtttagttattagtaaatattgtttataacaattctctgtcaaataacaatataattattatgtaatttttgattatatgattaatggatctctttttaatttatatatttttcattcgtACTTTAAACATGAGCGATCACATGTGTTATTCCTactgattgttaatatttaaaataggaaaccaaaaaaataattcaaatccaATCCAAAATGTACACACTTATTTTATTCTCGAAAAAGAGTAAATGGTAGATCTATCTACTTTTTAGTAGGATTGGTTAAAAACTACTAACTTTTGAAATTATGTCTACCTACAAGGCAAAGCTATGTTACTATTACAACTAGAGAtggtaacaataataatgtagcTACATACATATGCAAATAGTCACTATAGTTAAAAAAAGTTAGCGCCTTAAGAAAAATATAGGCAATGTAATTTTTCATAGCACAAATTCAGTAATGAGATTCTATTACTCTTAAGTAATATGTTGTAACTTTTTTGAAAATCTTTATTCTTGGCAAGACATCCTTGTACATTAAACGTCTACCAATTAAAAGTCGTCATTTTCGTTCTACCTAAACATCAACAAGTATAATTGTTTGAATCAATAATTGAAATCATtgaattgagatattttttatttcctattaaaataatatatatcagtacttatgtgaaataaatataacattaagacGTGAACTTATGTAAACTTTACTTTgactttaaagtaatttaaacttggaatttatttacttcttatGACATATgtcctaatattttaattattaaaattaagaaaacgtAGCTTTATAGCATAAaagatgattatttaaaaaataaatcgaacaTTATTTTCAGTCgggtttgaataattaaaattaatagttttatatgatGAATACTAAGTATATCTACAcgaatacttaatttatgtttgctCGTTGTAATTGAGATAGTCTTGCTTTAGAAACATCTACCCTGGGTCTATATCGCTTGGATCTCCTCTATCTGCCCTGTTCTGTTTGtgtataaaaaggaaaaaaaatatattaagcattgCAGCAGAAGGATTAGCTCTTATGATATGGATTTCAACATATGTCTTCCATTATatatagatctgttcactcgcgaagaaaataactttttatattaaataagaacacAATAATTTAACCTTACTTGTAAAAGTAAGGATTGTCGTTGATTAACAGCGAGCCATTACGCTGGTCGACGTATGGACAGGTGAAAAGGAAATACGCCGATCAGTGTTCGCCACATTGAATGGATTATACTACATAATAAAGTGTACTCAACACATAGATTTGGTTAAGGTTTCAACGTTGcattaacttattataaacaagCTATATCTTTCTTTGATCTATACTTTGTGGGTAGTGCCTCGTCCGTAGCTACGACtcgtaatatatattcaacCGGCAAGAagcaatactttatattattgtgttctgatttgaagggtcagtgagccagtatatTTGCCCCGCTGCCtacaaatgttatataaaaagttttttgtgtTTCTTTTCTGTAAGAACTCCCTTCATACCTGTGATATGGTAAAGTGTCTTACGGCGATACGATATTTTGATGCGTACGCAGTTGCATTTTATTATGTGGGCCGGATGTAATGTAATGTCAATTACATTTTCGATTCgatatcataattttttctCAAGATAAGTGACAAGAATATAAAGATGAATGGACATACACACTCATAAATTCTtctaaaaacagaataaaagtCAGTAGATCTCAAAacgtaaatatttgaaatcattttgtGATTAAAAATGGGAAGTTAAACCGCACCTAGACCTAGAGTTAACAATTTCTTTATGTGAATAATTAACAGACCCGTAAGGGTCTGTTAATTTTTAGGAATTGGTGTTAATCTACTTATATTCTATAAGCTTCCATTAAAGTGGTGTTAATCGATTGGCTTATAATAAGTTTCACattgacaatttaatttaaaaattaatatatgctCCGTAAATAAATCTGCGGACTTTGGTCAATGACATTTTCTTTTGGTTTCGTAGCATAGCATGGGCGTGATTGTCATAACAGTATGCGAATGAAACATTTTCCATTAAtgctaaattaattacaaataaaaattatacccgGTCTAAAATtcactttttcttttattgaaacGTAGTCaacacttattaaattattgaacacGCGATAAAATGTCGCACGGATGcgttcttataatttttattttatttatataaatgacttatCTGTTTCAGGTGATATATacgacgttttatttatttattgtaatagttaCACCATCAGCTTATTATTAAcgcttaaaattaacaactgaTATAGGTAAGTAGGTACGTAGTATAggcaaaaatataacaat harbors:
- the LOC125070060 gene encoding ATP-dependent RNA helicase DDX3X isoform X2, yielding MSNVTNQNGTGLEQQLAGLDLQPQAPRSTGRYIPPHLRRQLEAKGDEPKRSSLDSRPNDARDNRSSFGGNSRAYDRGGRRDDRDRDRDRDYDRGYDSRFPRRDRGRDAGYQNGDSERWAEPDRRGGSGGGGGGGAGGGGGVPPSPGGRAMAPSRDVRRDEDYNEPPPPRNDRWKEPEPRSDERSNSRWGSDDVRRTSSRRDENDWTVPLPRDERQELELFGTGNTGINFSKYEDIPVEASGENVPDFITNFEDVNLTEIMSTNIAAARYDKPTPVQKYAIPIVLGRRDVMACAQTGSGKTAAFLVPILNQMYEAGPVKHLGPIKRKQYPLGLVLAPTRELATQIYDEARKFAYRSRVRPCVVYGGSPIQDQFRELDRGCHLLVATPGRLVDMLNRGRVALDYCRHLVLDEADRMLDMGFEPQIRKIVEGHTMPKTGERQTLMFSATFPKQIQVLAQDFLYNYVFLAVGRVGSTSENITQKVVWVEECDKRSFLLDLLNASNLLQRSKTEEDQLTLVFVETKKGADQLEEFLYADGYPVTSIHGDRSQREREEALRRFRSGQTPILVATAVAARGLDIPHVRHVINFDLPSDVEEYVHRIGRTGRMGNLGVATSFFNDSNRGLARELVELLIEAKQDVPNWLTSAAVDGRSGGGGRRTGSRSGGGRFASSSFGARDFRTQPRQAPRSAGPSGGFGYGGGGSYGGNYGGAYGGGGGGNSGGTDWWGDS
- the LOC125070060 gene encoding putative ATP-dependent RNA helicase Pl10 isoform X3, translating into MSNVTNQNGTGLEQQLAGLDLQPQAPRSTGRYIPPHLRRQLEAKGDEPKRSSLDSRPNDARDNRSSFGGNSRAYDRGGRRDDRDRDRDRDYDRGYDSRFPRRDRGEYIGRDAGYQNGDSERWAEPDRRGGSGGGGGGGAGGGGGVPPSPGGRAMAPSRDVRRDEDYNEPPPPRNDRWKEPEPRSDERSNSRWGSDDVRRTSSRRDENDWTVPLPRDERQELELFGTGNTGINFSKYEDIPVEASGENVPDFITNFEDVNLTEIMSTNIAAARYDKPTPVQKYAIPIVLGRRDVMACAQTGSGKTAAFLVPILNQMYEAGPVKHLGPIKRKQYPLGLVLAPTRELATQIYDEARKFAYRSRVRPCVVYGGSPIQDQFRELDRGCHLLVATPGRLVDMLNRGRVALDYCRHLVLDEADRMLDMGFEPQIRKIVEGHTMPKTGERQTLMFSATFPKQIQVLAQDFLYNYVFLAVGRVGSTSENITQKVVWVEECDKRSFLLDLLNASNLLQRSKTEEDQLTLVFVETKKGADQLEEFLYADGYPVTSIHGDRSQREREEALRRFRSGQTPILVATAVAARGLDIPHVRHVINFDLPSDVEEYVHRIGRTGRMGNLGVATSFFNDSNRGLARELVELLIEAKQDVPNWLTSAAVDGRSGGGGRRTGSRSGGGRFASSSFGARDFRTQPRQAPRSAGPSGGFGYGGGTDWWGDS
- the LOC125070060 gene encoding ATP-dependent RNA helicase DDX3X isoform X1 gives rise to the protein MSNVTNQNGTGLEQQLAGLDLQPQAPRSTGRYIPPHLRRQLEAKGDEPKRSSLDSRPNDARDNRSSFGGNSRAYDRGGRRDDRDRDRDRDYDRGYDSRFPRRDRGEYIGRDAGYQNGDSERWAEPDRRGGSGGGGGGGAGGGGGVPPSPGGRAMAPSRDVRRDEDYNEPPPPRNDRWKEPEPRSDERSNSRWGSDDVRRTSSRRDENDWTVPLPRDERQELELFGTGNTGINFSKYEDIPVEASGENVPDFITNFEDVNLTEIMSTNIAAARYDKPTPVQKYAIPIVLGRRDVMACAQTGSGKTAAFLVPILNQMYEAGPVKHLGPIKRKQYPLGLVLAPTRELATQIYDEARKFAYRSRVRPCVVYGGSPIQDQFRELDRGCHLLVATPGRLVDMLNRGRVALDYCRHLVLDEADRMLDMGFEPQIRKIVEGHTMPKTGERQTLMFSATFPKQIQVLAQDFLYNYVFLAVGRVGSTSENITQKVVWVEECDKRSFLLDLLNASNLLQRSKTEEDQLTLVFVETKKGADQLEEFLYADGYPVTSIHGDRSQREREEALRRFRSGQTPILVATAVAARGLDIPHVRHVINFDLPSDVEEYVHRIGRTGRMGNLGVATSFFNDSNRGLARELVELLIEAKQDVPNWLTSAAVDGRSGGGGRRTGSRSGGGRFASSSFGARDFRTQPRQAPRSAGPSGGFGYGGGGSYGGNYGGAYGGGGGGNSGGTDWWGDS